The Streptomyces sp. NBC_01244 genome contains a region encoding:
- the pflB gene encoding formate C-acetyltransferase, with amino-acid sequence MTATPAETTKNGEAWNGFEGGLWRDAVDVRDFIQQNYTPYEGDDTFLAGPTERTTAVWKAITDKFPEEREKGVYDVAHDIPSSITAHAPGYIDRDKDLIVGLQTDAPLKRAIMPYGGWRMVAGALETYGYPVSDDLEKVFTEYRKTHNAGVFDAYTPDIRAARKAGIVTGLPDAYGRGRIIGDYRRVSLYGVDRLIAVKKEEKEEINSLPAGNRSLEETIRLREELSEQIRALAELKAMAASYGYDISGPATTGREAIQWLYFAYLAAVKEQNGAAMSLGRTSTFIDVYLQRDIEAGILTEEQAQELVDDFIIKLRIVRFLRTPEYDELFSGDPTWVTESIAGMGEDGRPLVTKTSFRYLHTLYNLGPAPEPNMTVFWSPQLPQGFKEFCARVSIDTSSVQYESDELMRPRFGDDTAIACCVSAMPVGKQMQFFGARVNLAKTLLYAINGGRDEKSGAQVGPSTGALTSEVLDYDQVVAKFDEQMEWLADTYVHALNVIHYMHDKYAYERIEMALHDRDVRRTMACGIAGLSVAADSLAAIKYAKVTAVRDETGLATDFRLEGDYPAYGNNDDRVDSIAVWLVEEFMKKIRKHPTYREAEHTQSVLTITSNVVYGKKTGNTPDGRRAGEPFSPGANPMNGRDTHGYVTSALSVAKLPYEDAEDGISLTNTVTPDGLGRTPEERIKNLAGVLDGYMAVDGFHMNVNVLNRDTLMDAMEHPENYPQLTIRVSGYAVNFVRLTRAQQLDVLNRTFHGSL; translated from the coding sequence ATGACTGCCACCCCTGCGGAAACCACGAAGAACGGCGAAGCCTGGAACGGCTTCGAGGGCGGTCTGTGGCGCGACGCCGTCGACGTCCGCGACTTCATCCAGCAGAACTACACGCCGTACGAGGGTGACGACACCTTCCTCGCCGGTCCCACCGAGCGCACCACCGCCGTGTGGAAGGCGATCACCGACAAGTTCCCGGAGGAGCGCGAGAAGGGCGTCTACGACGTCGCGCACGACATTCCGTCGTCGATCACCGCGCACGCCCCCGGTTACATCGACCGCGACAAGGACCTGATCGTCGGCCTCCAGACGGACGCCCCGCTCAAGCGCGCGATCATGCCCTACGGCGGCTGGCGCATGGTCGCCGGCGCCCTGGAGACCTACGGCTACCCGGTCTCCGACGACCTGGAGAAGGTCTTCACGGAGTACCGCAAGACCCACAACGCCGGTGTCTTCGACGCCTACACCCCCGACATCCGCGCCGCCCGCAAGGCCGGCATCGTGACCGGGCTGCCGGACGCGTACGGCCGCGGCCGCATCATCGGCGACTACCGCCGCGTGTCGCTCTACGGTGTCGACCGCCTCATCGCCGTCAAGAAGGAGGAGAAGGAGGAGATCAACTCCCTCCCCGCGGGCAACCGTTCGCTGGAGGAGACGATCCGCCTGCGCGAGGAGCTCTCCGAGCAGATCCGCGCCCTCGCCGAGCTCAAGGCGATGGCCGCCTCCTACGGGTACGACATCTCCGGCCCGGCCACCACCGGCCGCGAGGCCATCCAGTGGCTGTACTTCGCGTACCTGGCCGCCGTGAAGGAGCAGAACGGCGCGGCCATGTCGCTCGGCCGCACCTCCACCTTCATCGACGTCTACCTCCAGCGCGACATCGAGGCCGGCATCCTCACCGAGGAGCAGGCCCAGGAGCTGGTCGACGACTTCATCATCAAGCTCCGCATCGTCCGCTTCCTGCGCACCCCGGAGTACGACGAGCTCTTCTCCGGCGACCCCACCTGGGTCACCGAGTCCATCGCCGGCATGGGCGAGGACGGCCGTCCGCTGGTCACCAAGACCTCGTTCCGCTACCTCCACACCCTCTACAACCTCGGCCCGGCCCCCGAGCCGAACATGACCGTCTTCTGGTCGCCCCAGCTCCCGCAGGGCTTCAAGGAGTTCTGCGCCCGGGTCTCGATCGACACCTCCTCGGTGCAGTACGAGTCCGACGAGCTGATGCGCCCGCGCTTCGGCGACGACACCGCCATCGCCTGCTGCGTCTCGGCCATGCCGGTCGGCAAGCAGATGCAGTTCTTCGGCGCCCGGGTGAACCTCGCCAAGACCCTGCTCTACGCGATCAACGGCGGCCGCGACGAGAAGTCCGGCGCCCAGGTCGGCCCGTCCACCGGCGCCCTCACCTCCGAGGTGCTGGACTACGACCAGGTCGTGGCCAAGTTCGACGAGCAGATGGAATGGCTCGCCGACACCTACGTCCACGCCCTGAACGTCATCCACTACATGCACGACAAGTACGCCTACGAGCGCATCGAGATGGCGCTCCACGACCGCGACGTGCGCCGCACCATGGCCTGCGGCATCGCCGGCCTCTCGGTCGCCGCCGACTCGCTGGCCGCCATCAAGTACGCCAAGGTCACCGCCGTGCGCGACGAGACCGGCCTCGCCACCGACTTTCGCCTCGAGGGCGACTACCCGGCCTACGGCAACAACGACGACCGCGTCGACTCGATCGCCGTCTGGCTGGTCGAGGAGTTCATGAAGAAGATCCGCAAGCACCCGACGTACCGCGAGGCCGAGCACACCCAGTCGGTGCTCACCATCACCTCGAACGTGGTCTACGGCAAGAAGACCGGCAACACGCCGGACGGACGCCGCGCGGGCGAGCCGTTCTCCCCGGGCGCCAACCCGATGAACGGCCGCGACACCCACGGCTACGTCACCTCGGCGCTGTCGGTCGCGAAGCTCCCCTACGAGGACGCCGAGGACGGCATCTCGCTGACCAACACGGTCACCCCCGACGGCCTGGGCCGCACCCCCGAGGAGCGGATCAAGAACCTGGCGGGCGTCCTCGACGGCTACATGGCGGTCGACGGCTTCCACATGAACGTGAACGTGCTCAACCGCGACACGCTCATGGACGCCATGGAGCACCCGGAGAACTACCCGCAGCTCACCATCCGCGTCAGCGGATACGCGGTGAACTTCGTCCGCCTCACGCGCGCTCAGCAGCTCGACGTGCTGAACCGCACCTTCCACGGCTCTCTCTGA
- a CDS encoding MFS transporter, with translation MSEPSEVIDAAPPPPAPETPPPAGRSVTARATLAGTVVSLLLILAIVLGSRLLRDFDSALLPYAVATVFLAFGVAYRYTVWVSAPSARRLFKKGFGSFFSADNFRKAPTAVPKMIATYLGFQKFLGARSRPRWIAHQLMFWGCLLAAAITFPLTWGWFTFTGDSATGPGYEMRIWGIKVLGFDSLNILGWLMFHGLDIAAVLVIPGASYFLYRRMKDRGAMTGQRFAYDLLPLICLIVISVTGLLLTFSSIFLHGGGYEFLAILHMVSVVFTLIYIPFGKFFHIVQRPAAVGMQLFKYTARQDEQVFLCKRCEEPIDTTPYVENLRGTMKDLKLDFDAFVEYCPRCKRLLRGSVYLAHVKKGFN, from the coding sequence GTGTCCGAGCCCTCAGAAGTCATCGACGCCGCGCCGCCCCCACCGGCGCCCGAGACCCCGCCGCCGGCCGGGCGGTCCGTCACCGCACGGGCCACCCTGGCCGGCACCGTCGTCTCGCTCCTGCTCATCCTCGCGATCGTGCTCGGCAGCCGGCTGCTGCGGGACTTCGACTCGGCCCTGCTGCCCTACGCCGTGGCCACCGTCTTCCTGGCCTTCGGCGTGGCCTACCGGTACACCGTGTGGGTCTCGGCGCCCAGCGCGCGCCGCCTGTTCAAAAAGGGCTTCGGCAGCTTCTTCTCGGCCGACAACTTCCGCAAGGCGCCCACCGCCGTGCCGAAGATGATCGCCACCTACCTCGGCTTCCAGAAGTTCCTCGGCGCCCGCTCGCGCCCCCGCTGGATCGCCCACCAGCTGATGTTCTGGGGCTGCCTCCTCGCCGCGGCGATCACCTTCCCGCTGACCTGGGGCTGGTTCACCTTCACCGGCGACAGCGCGACGGGCCCCGGGTACGAGATGCGGATCTGGGGCATCAAGGTCCTCGGATTCGACTCCCTGAACATCCTGGGCTGGCTGATGTTCCACGGCCTGGACATCGCCGCCGTCCTCGTCATCCCCGGAGCCTCGTACTTCCTGTACCGGCGGATGAAGGACCGCGGGGCCATGACCGGCCAGCGCTTCGCCTATGACCTGCTGCCGCTGATCTGCCTGATCGTCATCTCCGTGACCGGTCTGCTGCTGACCTTCTCCTCGATCTTCCTGCACGGCGGCGGATACGAGTTCCTCGCGATCCTGCACATGGTGTCGGTGGTGTTCACCCTCATCTACATCCCGTTCGGGAAGTTCTTCCACATCGTCCAGCGCCCGGCCGCCGTCGGCATGCAGCTCTTCAAGTACACGGCCCGCCAGGACGAGCAGGTCTTCCTCTGCAAGCGCTGCGAGGAGCCCATCGACACCACCCCGTACGTGGAGAACCTGCGCGGCACGATGAAGGACCTGAAGCTCGACTTCGACGCCTTCGTTGAATACTGCCCGCGCTGCAAAAGGTTGCTGCGCGGCAGCGTCTACCTGGCCCATGTCAAGAAAGGCTTCAATTGA
- the pflA gene encoding pyruvate formate-lyase-activating protein, with protein sequence MTVLFGTSLPVGHANAISVSAGQTPAAAATQRPSEGTVHSWDLSTGVDGPGTRFVTFLSGCPLTCLYCHNPDTMRMRNGKRTSADDVIAEARKYTKFISASGGGATISGGEPLLQPVFAGELLHRMKNDLGLHTALDTSGFLGARATDALLRDVDLVLLDIKSWDRETYKKVTSRPLEPTLDFARRLADLGKEVHLRFVLVPGLTDATENIEGVAAFAATLGNVSRVDVLPFHKLGESKWEALDMKFTLHDTPSPTAAQVAEAKAIFAARGLNAV encoded by the coding sequence ATGACCGTCCTCTTCGGTACGAGCCTCCCCGTCGGCCACGCCAACGCGATCAGCGTGAGCGCCGGCCAGACGCCCGCCGCCGCGGCCACGCAGCGGCCGAGCGAGGGCACGGTGCACTCCTGGGACCTGTCCACCGGGGTCGACGGCCCCGGGACCCGGTTCGTGACCTTCCTGTCGGGCTGCCCGCTGACCTGTCTGTACTGCCACAACCCCGACACCATGCGGATGCGCAACGGCAAGCGCACCTCGGCCGACGACGTCATCGCCGAGGCCCGCAAGTACACCAAGTTCATCTCGGCGTCCGGCGGCGGCGCCACCATCTCGGGCGGCGAGCCGCTGCTCCAGCCCGTCTTCGCGGGCGAACTGCTGCACCGGATGAAGAACGACCTCGGACTGCACACCGCCCTGGACACCTCAGGCTTCCTCGGAGCCCGCGCCACCGACGCGCTGCTGCGCGATGTGGACCTGGTGCTCCTCGACATCAAGTCCTGGGACCGCGAGACGTACAAGAAGGTGACCAGCCGCCCGCTGGAGCCGACCCTGGACTTCGCCCGCCGCCTCGCCGACCTCGGCAAGGAGGTGCACCTGCGGTTCGTGCTGGTGCCGGGACTGACCGACGCCACGGAGAACATCGAGGGCGTCGCCGCCTTCGCCGCCACCCTCGGCAACGTCTCGCGGGTCGACGTCCTGCCCTTCCACAAGCTCGGCGAGAGCAAGTGGGAGGCGCTCGACATGAAGTTCACCCTCCACGACACGCCGTCGCCGACCGCCGCACAGGTCGCCGAAGCGAAGGCGATCTTCGCCGCGCGGGGACTGAACGCGGTCTGA
- a CDS encoding molybdopterin oxidoreductase family protein, with product MTATDPSKRASLPIDPSIAPPGTRNFRDAGGIPADQWHADQNGETLVPTHCCFCGVQCGMYLRVDKGGKVFGVEPRNHDINRMRLCPKGINAYQQVNHPDRLTAPLMRRSRDEEFKECSWDEALDFTVSEIRRIQEAHGNDAFGLLGGASLFSEKTYLVGKFARVALKTKHVDYNGRLCMVSAAGANKLAFGIDRAGNPFSDILLTDCLLIAGSNVGECFPVMTQYLWGARDRGASLIVIDPRETAIARTADIHVALKPGTDSAFFNAVLNVVIAEGLTDEAYIAAHTTGWEEVKKTVAEYPPSRSAEICGVPASQIVQVARVFAGADRAMAWHARGIEHHSQGVENCLSVINLCVATGHIGKPGAGYGTITGQGNGQGGREHGQKSDLLPGGRSIGNPEHRKQICRIWGIEESELPGAGTSMMEMVWQMQRKEIRGLIGICNNPFVSLPNYAVVKDGYDTAEFHAQFDFFLSETAANAHVVFPVTTWAEDEGVMANAEARVVKHNKAQEPPAGVRTDTWVICELARRLGAGKHFDFPGSREVFEELRVASAGTVNDYYGITYDRLDETGGIVWPCPSTEHPGTPRLFEDGRTYHPDGKIHMQVVEWHPPMDAYTEEFPLSLTTGRTVAHFLSGNQTRRLGALVEQTPRPWVEVHPSHGFRNGEPVRVVTRRGSEVFPALVTEAIRPDTVFIPYHWPVPTSANALTIDALDPRSKIPEYKVCAARIEAAERVDEVPAPPTPPGREAYPEAQVSRTDPLPPTAPQGRGTAERS from the coding sequence GTGACCGCGACGGACCCCTCGAAGAGGGCCTCGCTGCCCATCGACCCCTCCATCGCCCCGCCCGGCACCCGCAACTTCCGCGACGCCGGAGGCATCCCCGCCGACCAGTGGCACGCCGACCAGAACGGCGAGACCCTGGTCCCCACCCACTGCTGCTTCTGCGGGGTGCAGTGCGGGATGTACCTGCGCGTGGACAAGGGCGGCAAGGTCTTCGGCGTGGAGCCCCGCAACCACGACATCAACCGGATGCGGCTGTGCCCCAAGGGCATCAACGCCTACCAGCAGGTCAACCACCCCGACCGGCTGACCGCCCCGCTGATGCGGCGCTCCCGGGACGAGGAGTTCAAGGAGTGCTCCTGGGACGAGGCACTGGACTTCACCGTCTCCGAGATCCGGCGCATCCAGGAAGCCCACGGCAACGACGCCTTCGGGCTGCTCGGCGGAGCCAGCCTGTTCTCCGAGAAGACCTACCTGGTCGGCAAGTTCGCCCGGGTCGCGCTGAAGACCAAGCACGTCGACTACAACGGCCGCCTGTGCATGGTCAGCGCCGCCGGAGCCAACAAGCTCGCCTTCGGCATCGACCGGGCCGGCAACCCCTTCTCCGACATCCTCCTCACCGACTGCCTGCTCATCGCCGGGTCCAACGTGGGGGAGTGCTTCCCCGTGATGACCCAGTACCTGTGGGGCGCGCGGGACCGGGGCGCCTCGCTGATCGTGATCGACCCGCGCGAGACGGCCATCGCCCGCACCGCCGACATCCACGTCGCGCTCAAGCCCGGCACCGACTCGGCCTTCTTCAACGCCGTACTGAACGTGGTCATCGCCGAAGGCCTCACCGACGAGGCCTACATCGCCGCGCACACCACCGGCTGGGAAGAGGTCAAGAAGACCGTCGCCGAGTACCCGCCGTCCCGCTCCGCGGAGATCTGCGGGGTACCGGCCTCGCAGATCGTCCAGGTGGCACGGGTCTTCGCCGGCGCCGACAGGGCCATGGCCTGGCACGCCCGGGGCATCGAGCACCACTCCCAGGGCGTCGAGAACTGCCTGTCCGTCATCAACCTGTGCGTGGCCACCGGCCACATCGGCAAGCCGGGCGCCGGCTACGGCACCATCACCGGGCAGGGCAACGGTCAGGGCGGCCGCGAGCACGGCCAGAAGTCCGACCTCCTGCCCGGCGGCCGCTCCATCGGCAACCCGGAGCACCGCAAGCAGATCTGCCGGATCTGGGGCATCGAGGAGTCCGAACTCCCCGGCGCGGGCACCTCCATGATGGAGATGGTCTGGCAGATGCAGCGGAAAGAGATCCGCGGCCTCATCGGCATCTGCAACAACCCGTTCGTCTCCCTCCCCAACTACGCGGTGGTCAAGGACGGCTACGACACCGCCGAGTTCCACGCCCAGTTCGACTTCTTCCTCTCCGAGACCGCGGCCAACGCCCACGTGGTCTTCCCCGTCACCACCTGGGCCGAGGACGAGGGCGTGATGGCCAACGCCGAGGCCCGCGTGGTCAAGCACAACAAGGCCCAGGAACCTCCCGCCGGGGTGCGCACCGACACCTGGGTCATCTGCGAGCTCGCACGGAGGCTCGGCGCCGGGAAGCACTTCGACTTCCCCGGCTCCCGCGAGGTGTTCGAGGAGCTGCGCGTCGCCTCCGCCGGCACGGTCAACGACTACTACGGCATCACCTACGACCGCCTCGACGAGACGGGCGGGATCGTCTGGCCCTGCCCCTCCACCGAGCACCCGGGCACCCCCCGGCTGTTCGAGGACGGCCGGACCTACCATCCCGACGGCAAGATCCACATGCAGGTCGTGGAATGGCACCCGCCCATGGACGCGTACACCGAGGAGTTCCCCCTCTCCCTCACCACGGGCCGCACCGTCGCGCACTTCCTCTCCGGCAACCAGACCCGCCGCCTGGGCGCCCTCGTCGAGCAGACCCCCCGCCCCTGGGTGGAGGTCCACCCCTCGCACGGCTTCCGCAACGGCGAACCGGTCCGGGTGGTCACCCGGCGCGGCAGCGAGGTGTTCCCGGCCCTGGTCACCGAGGCGATCCGCCCCGACACCGTGTTCATCCCGTACCACTGGCCCGTCCCGACGTCCGCGAACGCCCTGACCATCGACGCCCTCGACCCCCGCTCGAAGATCCCCGAGTACAAGGTCTGCGCCGCCCGGATCGAGGCCGCCGAACGCGTCGACGAGGTGCCGGCGCCGCCCACCCCGCCGGGGCGTGAGGCCTATCCGGAAGCCCAGGTCTCCCGCACCGACCCCCTGCCCCCCACGGCCCCGCAGGGCCGTGGCACGGCGGAGAGGAGCTGA